A single region of the Novosphingobium sp. SL115 genome encodes:
- a CDS encoding TonB-dependent receptor: protein MKDYLMRSAAIGAVLAGLAAPTLASAQDAGQTGSSAGLAEIIVTAQRRSENLQDVPIAITAANSEALAQARVENVANIQAISPSISFRVTNIATSSANLIIRGLGTTGNSRSFEGSVGVFIDGVYRTRAAAALQNFLDIDNLQVLRGPQGTLFGKNTTAGALLLASAAPSLNDVNGSVEATYGNYDSLIVRGAINVPLSDTVAFRIAGLASSQNGFYTDSTTGRDLNGNKTRAAKAQLLFEPSENLTVRLIGDYSYSNGNCCYATSAFVDGPTQPLIDLLTVYQPASSAQFLGVLTGAIPASSMALTGRKLPSSDPSDWEQTLNGDGKQTIEDYGGTLLVDAQVGEGTLKSVTAVRKFKVDQRDLDPDFSGADIFRYNESFESRFISQELTYNTKIPALNAEAVVGLFFSDEKLKMGRDLPWANQAQFFWDAIFAQLGVAPGTANAAPGTWTTERMGGSAKSYAGFVHLDFAVNDTFNVIAGLRYSQEKKRGFFNNAFYRSSPFDVFTLLGIAPSPAYDATSTNKAMSGTLGLQYRPTDDVMLYATYNRGFKAGGVNMDVNAAGTLINNATVYNALPAPIRAAFFGNAPAQAPLNPRYKPEKVNAFEVGGKIQYLDGRARTNIAFFYYDLSDLQIAQFIGLRFTVLNAKSAKDYGVEIENMFQLSDTVTLGLDGTWIPHAKYGVDPLIDPVLSGSRFRFSPKFSGNATLNLDQPVNDNLNVLGRVQVQYTSSALISTATTAEQPAVTLVNANLGFKLPKTGLLIEGWMQNLFDKTWFTQSFPTPLQTGDQNGYPGAPRTYGIRVRATF, encoded by the coding sequence ATGAAAGATTATCTGATGCGCAGCGCAGCTATCGGCGCAGTTCTGGCCGGCCTGGCCGCGCCAACGCTGGCTTCGGCGCAGGACGCGGGACAGACCGGCAGCAGTGCGGGCCTTGCCGAAATTATCGTTACCGCACAGCGTCGCAGCGAAAACCTGCAGGATGTGCCCATCGCCATCACCGCAGCCAATTCCGAAGCGCTGGCGCAGGCGCGCGTGGAAAATGTCGCCAATATTCAAGCGATCAGCCCGTCGATCAGCTTCCGCGTGACCAACATTGCCACATCGAGCGCCAATCTGATTATTCGCGGCCTTGGCACCACCGGCAACAGCCGTTCGTTCGAAGGTTCGGTTGGCGTGTTCATCGATGGCGTCTATCGCACCCGCGCCGCCGCCGCGTTGCAGAACTTCCTCGATATCGACAACCTTCAGGTTCTGCGCGGACCACAGGGCACGCTGTTTGGCAAAAACACGACCGCTGGGGCGCTGCTGCTAGCTTCTGCCGCGCCATCGCTGAACGATGTCAACGGATCGGTCGAGGCAACTTATGGCAACTATGACAGCCTGATCGTGCGGGGCGCAATCAACGTGCCCCTTTCCGACACAGTGGCTTTCCGCATCGCAGGTCTGGCATCAAGCCAGAACGGCTTTTACACCGACAGCACAACGGGTCGCGACCTGAATGGCAACAAGACCCGCGCCGCCAAGGCGCAATTGCTGTTTGAACCCAGCGAGAACCTGACCGTCCGGCTGATCGGAGACTATTCCTACAGCAACGGCAACTGCTGCTATGCCACGTCTGCCTTTGTCGATGGTCCGACCCAGCCATTGATCGACCTTTTGACCGTTTATCAACCTGCCAGCAGCGCGCAGTTCCTGGGCGTCCTGACCGGCGCGATCCCGGCATCGTCCATGGCACTGACCGGGCGTAAGTTGCCGTCCAGCGATCCTTCCGACTGGGAGCAAACACTGAACGGCGACGGTAAGCAGACCATCGAGGATTACGGCGGCACGCTGCTGGTCGACGCGCAAGTAGGTGAAGGCACGCTGAAATCGGTTACCGCCGTGCGCAAGTTTAAGGTCGACCAACGCGATCTTGACCCCGATTTTTCGGGCGCGGACATCTTCCGCTATAACGAAAGTTTCGAAAGCCGCTTCATCTCGCAAGAACTGACCTACAACACCAAGATTCCGGCGCTGAATGCCGAAGCGGTGGTCGGGCTGTTCTTCTCGGATGAAAAGCTCAAGATGGGCCGCGATCTGCCGTGGGCCAATCAGGCGCAGTTCTTCTGGGATGCGATCTTTGCCCAGCTTGGCGTTGCGCCGGGCACCGCCAATGCCGCCCCCGGCACATGGACCACCGAACGCATGGGCGGTTCAGCCAAGTCCTACGCGGGCTTTGTGCATCTCGACTTTGCGGTGAACGACACGTTCAACGTGATTGCTGGCTTGCGCTATTCACAGGAAAAGAAGCGCGGCTTCTTCAACAATGCGTTCTACCGGTCATCGCCGTTCGATGTGTTCACCCTGCTCGGCATTGCGCCGTCGCCAGCTTATGACGCCACCAGCACCAACAAGGCGATGTCGGGAACACTCGGCCTGCAATATCGCCCGACGGACGACGTGATGCTCTATGCCACCTATAACCGTGGCTTCAAGGCGGGCGGCGTCAACATGGACGTGAACGCGGCGGGCACACTGATAAACAACGCCACTGTCTATAATGCCCTGCCCGCACCAATCCGCGCGGCGTTCTTTGGCAATGCCCCGGCGCAAGCCCCGCTGAACCCGCGCTACAAGCCGGAAAAGGTGAATGCCTTCGAAGTGGGTGGCAAGATCCAGTATCTCGATGGCCGGGCGCGGACCAACATCGCGTTCTTCTATTACGACCTGTCCGACCTTCAGATCGCACAGTTCATCGGGCTGCGCTTTACCGTGCTGAACGCCAAGTCGGCCAAGGATTACGGTGTTGAAATCGAAAACATGTTCCAGTTGTCGGATACTGTGACACTGGGGCTTGATGGCACCTGGATACCCCATGCCAAATATGGCGTCGATCCGCTGATCGATCCGGTACTGTCGGGTTCACGCTTCCGCTTCAGCCCGAAGTTTTCAGGCAACGCCACGCTTAACCTTGACCAGCCGGTCAACGACAACCTGAACGTGCTGGGCCGGGTGCAGGTGCAATATACCAGCAGCGCACTTATCAGCACTGCAACGACGGCAGAACAGCCGGCGGTCACGCTGGTTAATGCCAACCTTGGGTTCAAGCTGCCCAAGACCGGCCTGCTGATCGAAGGATGGATGCAGAACCTGTTCGACAAGACCTGGTTTACCCAGTCGTTCCCAACCCCGCTGCAAACCGGCGACCAGAACGGTTATCCGGGCGCGCCGCGCACTTATGGCATCCGGGTGCGCGCCACGTTCTGA
- a CDS encoding AraC family transcriptional regulator, whose product MTHSDLNTDSGLAHASAMRQFSQFAAVAGLDLARLCPPDLYRTIEQAEEAEWLPASAHVDVMQAAAIASGRDDLGVAFGMWCNVRGFGPVSLLWDHCSTLDEASRITRRYMHLESAAMRSSTDIDGHEAALRHILMVPARLGGSQFLQATLALQLRIVRMLLGEEWTPIRLELDHPAPASLRYHQAVFRCPIEFGADRCALVFRKSDLHRPSPRGNAEMVRYLERQLAQADSHWPGDLVQQVRYFIAANLTERKANLPHVAGLAGLSPQSLQRRLAERGTTFAVILEDERKRTADEYFRTARRPNLTELSHRLGYTDASAASRFLRQHMATGARALLAQSRAAKGGSGLRAMA is encoded by the coding sequence ATGACCCATTCTGATCTCAACACCGATTCCGGGCTGGCCCACGCCAGCGCCATGCGCCAGTTTTCGCAGTTCGCTGCGGTTGCCGGGCTTGATCTGGCGCGCTTGTGCCCGCCAGACCTTTATCGCACCATCGAACAGGCCGAAGAGGCGGAGTGGCTTCCAGCCAGTGCGCATGTCGATGTGATGCAGGCTGCCGCCATTGCCTCAGGGCGTGATGATCTGGGCGTGGCTTTTGGCATGTGGTGCAATGTGCGCGGGTTTGGGCCGGTCAGCCTGTTGTGGGATCATTGCAGCACACTGGACGAAGCCAGTCGTATCACCCGCCGCTATATGCACCTTGAAAGCGCGGCGATGCGGTCCAGCACCGATATCGACGGACATGAAGCCGCGCTGCGCCATATTCTGATGGTCCCTGCGCGACTGGGAGGATCGCAGTTCCTGCAAGCCACGCTGGCGCTGCAATTGCGCATCGTGCGGATGCTGCTAGGCGAAGAGTGGACACCGATTCGGCTGGAGCTTGATCATCCGGCACCTGCCAGCCTGCGCTATCATCAGGCGGTGTTCCGCTGCCCGATAGAGTTCGGTGCGGATCGGTGCGCACTGGTGTTTCGCAAGTCCGATCTGCATCGGCCATCGCCGCGCGGCAATGCCGAAATGGTGCGTTATCTTGAACGGCAACTGGCGCAGGCTGACAGCCATTGGCCCGGTGATTTGGTGCAACAGGTGCGCTATTTCATCGCTGCGAACCTGACGGAGCGGAAGGCAAATCTGCCGCATGTTGCTGGATTGGCAGGACTTTCCCCGCAGAGCTTGCAACGACGTCTGGCCGAACGCGGCACGACTTTCGCCGTCATCCTCGAAGATGAACGCAAACGCACGGCTGATGAATATTTCCGAACCGCCCGCCGGCCCAACCTGACTGAACTGTCGCACCGGCTGGGTTACACCGATGCCAGCGCCGCCAGCCGATTTCTGCGCCAGCATATGGCTACCGGCGCAAGAGCGCTGCTGGCGCAATCGCGCGCGGCAAAGGGTGGGAGCGGCCTTCGCGCTATGGCCTGA
- a CDS encoding phosphotransferase family protein, whose protein sequence is MSDGEEMAGDAVGGVPLPALARWMDGQGLGVGAPLDGVTLLGGGTQNVLLRFVRAGRAYVLRRPPRHLRDNSNETMRREARVLAALAGTNVPHPGLIAACPDESVIGAAFYLMDPVEGFNATTGLPPLHAGSPDVRNRMGLAMAEGIAALGALDYRECGLEGFGKPDGFLERQVTRWQAQLGSYTQFAGWTGPDQIPGVDQVARWLEAHRPASFTPGILHGDYHLANVLFRPDSGNLAAIVDWELATIGDPLLDLGWLIATWPEHDEPAEADVAVTPWQGFPTAKELAAHYAARSARDCSAMDWYVVLACFKLGIILEGTHARACADKAPRATGDMLHAKTIALFERALRRIR, encoded by the coding sequence GTGAGCGATGGAGAGGAAATGGCCGGTGATGCGGTGGGTGGCGTGCCCTTGCCCGCGCTGGCGCGATGGATGGATGGACAGGGCCTTGGCGTGGGAGCACCGCTGGACGGCGTAACCCTGCTGGGCGGCGGCACGCAGAACGTGCTGCTGCGCTTTGTCCGCGCAGGGCGTGCTTACGTTCTGCGCCGCCCGCCGCGGCATCTGCGCGACAATTCGAACGAGACGATGCGCCGCGAAGCACGGGTTCTGGCAGCCCTTGCCGGAACCAATGTGCCGCACCCCGGCCTGATCGCGGCTTGCCCGGATGAAAGCGTGATCGGCGCGGCGTTCTATTTGATGGATCCGGTTGAAGGGTTCAACGCCACCACTGGCCTGCCGCCGCTGCACGCAGGGTCACCCGATGTGCGCAATCGCATGGGCCTTGCCATGGCCGAGGGCATAGCTGCGCTGGGTGCGCTGGATTATCGGGAATGCGGACTGGAGGGATTTGGCAAACCCGATGGCTTTCTGGAACGGCAGGTGACGCGCTGGCAGGCGCAGCTTGGCAGCTATACGCAATTCGCAGGCTGGACCGGGCCGGATCAGATCCCCGGTGTGGATCAGGTGGCGCGCTGGCTTGAAGCGCACCGGCCGGCCAGCTTCACGCCTGGTATTCTGCATGGCGATTATCACCTCGCCAATGTGCTGTTCCGGCCAGACAGCGGCAATCTGGCGGCGATTGTCGACTGGGAACTGGCGACGATTGGCGATCCGCTGCTCGATCTGGGCTGGCTGATTGCCACATGGCCTGAACATGATGAACCGGCAGAGGCGGATGTTGCGGTCACGCCTTGGCAGGGTTTTCCCACGGCAAAGGAGCTTGCCGCGCATTATGCAGCCCGGTCGGCCCGCGATTGCAGTGCCATGGACTGGTACGTGGTGCTGGCCTGCTTCAAGCTGGGCATCATCCTTGAAGGCACCCATGCGCGAGCCTGTGCAGACAAGGCGCCCCGCGCCACCGGCGACATGCTCCACGCCAAGACCATCGCCCTGTTCGAACGCGCGCTGCGCCGCATTCGCTGA
- a CDS encoding alcohol dehydrogenase family protein, giving the protein MKALRYYGARDIRHESMDDPTPQSDRDAIIQVDACSICGSDLHIYHGHGFSEDIGFCVGHEAVGEVVEVGRGVHRLKVGQKVMIPAAVGCGACRSCLAGVVNTCENNLSGCYGLSTRLQGSQAEAVRVPAADANAVAIPEGVSTEQALMMTDALATAWFGARQADIRPGASVGVIGLGPIGLMVVESAFVMGAHVVYAIDPVAERRAIAQDLGAIALHPDEAAARIKEDTHGKRLDCVVEVVGADATVDMALRLVRVRGTVSVIGVQQSRRFPFPLERAFAGGLTFRVGTCSVPEELPALFPLVASGRLKPERYISHRLPLSQGAEAYRLFEAREAGALKMVLTPD; this is encoded by the coding sequence ATGAAAGCCCTGCGATATTACGGTGCGCGCGACATCCGCCACGAGAGCATGGACGATCCCACCCCGCAGTCTGACCGGGACGCGATCATCCAGGTCGATGCCTGTTCGATCTGCGGGTCCGACCTGCACATCTATCACGGCCACGGCTTTTCCGAGGACATCGGCTTTTGCGTGGGCCACGAAGCGGTAGGCGAAGTGGTTGAGGTAGGGCGCGGTGTCCACCGGTTGAAGGTGGGGCAGAAGGTAATGATCCCGGCAGCTGTGGGTTGCGGAGCTTGCCGGTCCTGCCTTGCCGGTGTGGTCAACACTTGTGAAAACAATCTGTCGGGCTGCTATGGCCTGTCCACCAGATTGCAGGGTTCGCAGGCGGAGGCCGTGCGCGTGCCTGCGGCAGATGCCAATGCCGTCGCCATTCCCGAAGGGGTGAGCACCGAACAGGCCCTGATGATGACCGATGCGCTGGCTACGGCGTGGTTCGGCGCACGGCAGGCGGATATCCGCCCCGGCGCGTCGGTGGGCGTGATCGGGCTTGGCCCTATTGGCCTGATGGTGGTGGAAAGCGCGTTCGTGATGGGCGCGCATGTGGTCTATGCCATTGATCCGGTGGCCGAACGCCGCGCGATTGCACAAGACCTTGGCGCAATCGCGCTTCACCCCGATGAAGCGGCTGCCCGGATCAAGGAGGACACCCATGGCAAGCGGCTGGACTGCGTGGTTGAAGTGGTGGGCGCGGATGCCACGGTGGACATGGCGCTGCGGCTTGTCCGGGTGCGGGGCACGGTTTCAGTCATCGGCGTTCAGCAATCCCGCCGCTTCCCGTTCCCGCTGGAACGCGCCTTTGCGGGCGGGCTGACATTCCGGGTGGGCACTTGTTCGGTGCCGGAAGAACTGCCCGCGCTGTTTCCGCTGGTCGCTTCGGGGCGGCTGAAACCCGAACGCTATATCAGCCACCGGCTGCCGCTGTCACAGGGAGCGGAAGCCTATCGCCTGTTTGAAGCGCGTGAGGCGGGGGCATTGAAGATGGTGCTGACGCCGGATTGA
- a CDS encoding SDR family NAD(P)-dependent oxidoreductase, giving the protein MIDDTDFTGKTVLVVGGSSGIGNGVAQAFRARGAKVHVWGTRANVGDYDPADGSDLSGLGYTCVDVGDPDAVEAAPLPFATLDTLILCQGTVVYRRGEFERAGWDRVMAVNLDSLMHCARKLRAQLSETQGSIVIVSSVSGLKANIGNPAYAASKAGAISLTKSLGQAFAADGIRVNGLAPGLVDTKLTKVTTQHPQRLEGALATIPQRRMGTPADMAGAAIFLASPLASYVTGHTLVVDGGLSL; this is encoded by the coding sequence ATGATCGACGATACCGATTTTACTGGCAAAACCGTGCTGGTCGTTGGCGGGTCCAGCGGCATCGGCAATGGTGTTGCGCAGGCCTTTCGCGCGCGCGGGGCCAAGGTTCATGTCTGGGGCACGCGGGCCAATGTCGGGGACTATGATCCTGCCGATGGGTCTGACCTGTCCGGCCTGGGCTATACCTGCGTCGATGTGGGTGATCCTGATGCCGTAGAAGCCGCCCCCCTGCCCTTTGCCACACTGGACACGCTGATCCTGTGTCAGGGCACGGTGGTTTACCGGCGCGGTGAATTTGAACGGGCAGGTTGGGACAGAGTCATGGCAGTCAACCTTGACAGCCTGATGCATTGCGCCCGCAAACTCCGCGCGCAACTGTCTGAAACCCAAGGGTCCATCGTCATCGTCAGTTCGGTTTCGGGGCTGAAGGCTAATATTGGCAACCCGGCCTATGCCGCGTCAAAGGCGGGCGCAATCAGCCTGACCAAATCGCTGGGGCAGGCCTTTGCCGCCGATGGCATCCGCGTGAACGGCCTTGCCCCCGGCCTTGTCGACACCAAACTGACGAAGGTTACCACCCAGCACCCCCAGCGGCTGGAAGGGGCGTTGGCGACCATTCCCCAGCGCCGCATGGGCACCCCCGCCGATATGGCGGGCGCGGCCATTTTTCTTGCCTCTCCGCTCGCTTCCTATGTCACCGGCCACACGCTTGTCGTGGATGGCGGTCTCTCGCTCTGA
- a CDS encoding acyl-CoA dehydrogenase family protein, with product MQFEHTDKVKDLLARLEAFMDEHIYPAEQAYYEFVHDQANLWAEWPGMEPLKEKARAAGLWNLFLPHEYGAFSPGLTNLEYAPLAEAMGRVPWSSQVFNCSAPDTGNMEILAKFGTPEQQEQWLKPLLAGEIRSAYVMTEPQVASSDATNLELSILPDGDNYVLNGRKWWISNAMHPRCDLMIVMGKTFFDGPRHSQHSQILVPRDTPGVTVVRHLKVFGSHNSPGGEVELRFENVRVPRENIILGEGRGFEIAQGRLGPGRIHHCMRSIGQAQRCVEWMARRAESRVAFGKKLADQSSVRQDVARSFCEVEMARLLTLKAADAMDRQGNKAARDLIAAIKVVAPSMAQQVADRAIQVHGGMGVSEDGPMAYFFTLNRYVRLTDGPEEVHMSQLGKQKIAEYVASNAR from the coding sequence ATGCAGTTCGAACACACCGACAAGGTCAAAGACCTCCTCGCCCGCCTCGAAGCGTTCATGGATGAACACATCTATCCGGCAGAGCAGGCCTACTACGAATTCGTCCACGATCAGGCTAATTTGTGGGCCGAATGGCCGGGGATGGAGCCGTTGAAAGAAAAGGCGCGTGCTGCCGGATTGTGGAACCTGTTCCTGCCGCATGAATATGGCGCGTTCTCGCCCGGCCTCACCAATCTGGAATATGCCCCGCTGGCCGAAGCGATGGGCCGGGTGCCTTGGTCAAGCCAAGTGTTCAATTGCTCCGCGCCCGATACCGGCAACATGGAAATCCTTGCCAAATTCGGCACGCCCGAACAGCAGGAACAATGGCTGAAGCCGCTGCTGGCCGGGGAAATCCGGTCGGCCTATGTGATGACCGAACCGCAAGTGGCATCATCGGACGCGACCAATCTGGAACTTTCGATCCTGCCCGATGGCGACAATTATGTGCTGAACGGGCGCAAGTGGTGGATTTCCAACGCCATGCACCCGCGTTGCGACCTGATGATCGTGATGGGCAAGACCTTCTTCGACGGGCCACGCCACAGCCAGCATTCGCAGATCCTTGTTCCGCGCGATACGCCCGGCGTTACCGTGGTCCGCCACCTGAAAGTGTTCGGGTCACACAACAGCCCCGGCGGCGAAGTGGAACTGCGCTTTGAAAACGTGCGGGTGCCGCGCGAAAACATCATCCTTGGCGAAGGGCGCGGGTTTGAAATTGCCCAAGGGCGGCTTGGGCCGGGCCGCATTCACCACTGCATGCGGTCTATCGGTCAGGCGCAGCGCTGTGTCGAATGGATGGCCCGCCGCGCCGAAAGCCGAGTGGCCTTTGGCAAGAAGCTGGCCGACCAGTCGAGCGTGCGGCAGGACGTTGCCCGTAGCTTCTGCGAAGTGGAAATGGCCCGCCTGCTGACGCTGAAAGCGGCTGACGCGATGGACCGGCAGGGCAACAAGGCCGCGCGCGACTTGATCGCCGCGATCAAGGTGGTGGCTCCATCGATGGCGCAGCAAGTGGCAGACCGGGCCATTCAGGTGCATGGTGGCATGGGTGTCAGCGAAGATGGGCCGATGGCCTACTTCTTCACGCTGAACCGCTATGTCCGGCTGACCGACGGGCCGGAAGAGGTTCACATGAGCCAGCTCGGCAAGCAGAAGATTGCCGAATATGTAGCGTCCAACGCGAGATGA
- a CDS encoding NAD(P)-dependent alcohol dehydrogenase: MTTCTAAVARGAHQPFTIEQISVGGPRAGEVLVRIAGVGLCHTDLVFRDQFDAFVKPGVLGHEGAGVIEAVGEGVSGLVVGDRVVLGFSSCGGCPRCDEHLPSYCQNFVPMNYAGMRLDDGSTAYSDAGGERVSSHFFGQSSFAMLAVTRARNVVKVPDGTAVPLELLGPLGCGLMTGAGAVMKSMACKAGSSLIVFGGGPVGLAAVMAGKVQDCSHVILVEPVAARRGIALELGATHVIDPVSGDLGEAVRAILPLGVDAALDTTGNVGVIETGLANLAPHGIIGLVGVPKDMTASISVNIAALMTPGLRIIGIIEGDAVPQDFIPELLALNAKGQFPFERLVQTFPLSQINEAVEVQAKGQCIKVVLIP, translated from the coding sequence ATGACCACTTGCACCGCCGCTGTCGCACGCGGCGCGCACCAGCCTTTCACTATCGAGCAAATCAGTGTTGGCGGCCCGCGTGCGGGCGAAGTGCTGGTGCGGATTGCAGGTGTCGGCCTGTGTCACACCGATCTTGTGTTCCGCGATCAGTTTGACGCCTTCGTCAAACCTGGCGTGCTGGGCCACGAAGGCGCAGGCGTGATCGAAGCTGTTGGCGAAGGTGTAAGCGGCCTCGTTGTGGGGGACCGGGTGGTTCTGGGCTTTTCGTCCTGCGGTGGGTGCCCACGCTGCGACGAACACCTGCCCAGCTACTGCCAGAATTTCGTGCCGATGAACTATGCCGGTATGCGGCTGGACGACGGATCGACCGCTTATTCCGATGCTGGTGGTGAGCGGGTTTCCTCGCACTTCTTTGGCCAATCATCGTTTGCCATGCTGGCCGTTACCCGCGCACGCAACGTGGTGAAAGTGCCTGATGGCACGGCAGTTCCGCTAGAACTGCTGGGACCATTGGGCTGTGGGCTGATGACAGGTGCTGGCGCGGTGATGAAATCGATGGCCTGCAAGGCTGGGTCATCGCTGATCGTGTTCGGCGGTGGTCCTGTCGGTCTTGCCGCGGTCATGGCGGGCAAGGTGCAGGACTGTTCGCACGTCATCCTGGTGGAACCGGTGGCTGCACGGCGCGGCATTGCGCTGGAACTGGGCGCAACCCATGTGATCGATCCAGTGTCGGGTGACCTGGGCGAAGCGGTTCGCGCCATTCTGCCGCTGGGCGTGGATGCCGCGCTTGACACCACCGGTAACGTCGGTGTGATCGAGACGGGGCTGGCCAATCTGGCGCCCCATGGCATCATCGGCCTTGTTGGTGTGCCCAAGGACATGACTGCATCGATTAGCGTTAATATCGCCGCGCTGATGACGCCGGGCCTGCGCATTATCGGCATCATCGAGGGCGATGCCGTGCCGCAGGACTTCATCCCCGAACTGCTGGCGCTGAACGCCAAAGGCCAGTTTCCGTTCGAGCGGCTGGTGCAGACTTTCCCGCTTTCCCAAATCAACGAGGCTGTCGAAGTGCAGGCAAAAGGGCAGTGCATCAAGGTTGTCCTGATCCCTTAG
- a CDS encoding TetR/AcrR family transcriptional regulator, giving the protein MASDKTLRGDAAETIKEAALRLFAERGIDGVTVRQIAEAAGQKNHAAVGYHFGSKHDLVRAVIVHGARLIDDLRCAMLDEAEVDDTLRTVTDVVRLLILSSLPPASPPWSDCYNRFVVMLQLANRALFMDALEGRWNAGYLRCLDHIRRLMPNVPAAVMNQRLLFLGAALGGVLASRERELADRSRSHPTWGDPETLDHAIRALSAMLTPGR; this is encoded by the coding sequence ATGGCATCTGACAAAACTTTGCGCGGCGACGCCGCCGAAACCATCAAGGAGGCCGCCCTGCGCCTGTTTGCCGAACGTGGTATCGATGGCGTTACCGTGCGCCAGATTGCCGAGGCGGCAGGGCAAAAGAACCATGCGGCGGTCGGATATCATTTCGGGTCAAAGCATGATCTGGTCCGCGCGGTGATTGTCCATGGCGCGCGGCTGATCGATGATTTGCGCTGTGCCATGCTGGATGAGGCTGAGGTGGATGACACCTTGCGCACGGTAACCGATGTGGTGCGCCTGCTGATTTTGTCCTCGCTACCGCCCGCATCGCCGCCATGGAGCGATTGCTACAACCGCTTCGTGGTCATGCTTCAACTGGCCAACCGGGCGCTGTTCATGGATGCGTTGGAGGGACGGTGGAATGCAGGCTATCTGCGCTGCCTCGACCATATCCGCCGCCTGATGCCCAATGTGCCTGCGGCTGTAATGAACCAGCGTCTGCTGTTTCTGGGGGCGGCGCTGGGCGGCGTCCTTGCCTCGCGCGAACGTGAACTGGCCGACAGGTCGCGCTCGCATCCCACATGGGGCGATCCCGAAACGCTGGATCACGCCATCCGCGCCCTTTCCGCCATGCTGACGCCCGGCAGATAA
- a CDS encoding LysR family transcriptional regulator, whose protein sequence is MYPDVDIKAIRCFLALAQDLSFGRAAKRMNLTQPSLSAQIRKLEDQVGHRLFERTTRAVRLSPVGKALLDPARVFVAQADSFAAQLGAWRSKPDRRIVLGAPIYTFELPEHGALLSAIARELPDMSLRVDNAFTNSLIEGLIKGAIDMAMVVAAPVPHERYLADMAGEGAGELEMPDGLARLTISSEPIGLAIPHEHPLARFDVVPIEALTGSVIAMLAPLHGRSLYGPISAWLTSCGATGFLPPEAHAFALERYCREYRIPAISIAQFRPRDHGNVVYRPAAGLSIRTELAVIRNDRKQRSAIEDRLWELAAKLLPPDIRP, encoded by the coding sequence ATGTACCCCGATGTCGACATCAAGGCGATCCGCTGTTTCCTTGCGCTGGCGCAGGATCTGAGCTTTGGCCGTGCGGCAAAGCGGATGAACCTGACCCAGCCCAGCCTTTCGGCCCAGATCAGGAAACTGGAAGATCAGGTGGGGCATCGCCTGTTCGAACGCACCACCCGCGCAGTGCGTCTTTCGCCCGTGGGCAAGGCTTTGCTCGATCCCGCGCGGGTGTTCGTGGCGCAGGCCGATAGCTTTGCCGCCCAGCTTGGCGCCTGGCGTTCCAAGCCCGACCGGCGCATCGTGCTGGGCGCGCCAATCTATACCTTCGAACTGCCCGAACATGGTGCGCTGCTATCGGCCATCGCGCGCGAATTGCCCGACATGTCGCTGCGGGTGGACAACGCTTTCACCAATTCATTGATCGAAGGCCTGATAAAGGGTGCCATCGACATGGCGATGGTGGTGGCAGCGCCTGTGCCGCACGAACGCTATCTTGCTGATATGGCTGGCGAAGGGGCGGGTGAGCTGGAGATGCCCGATGGGCTGGCGCGCCTGACGATCAGTTCGGAACCGATCGGCCTTGCCATCCCGCACGAACACCCTCTTGCCCGGTTCGATGTGGTGCCGATCGAGGCGCTTACAGGATCAGTCATCGCCATGCTGGCACCGCTGCATGGTCGCAGCCTCTATGGCCCGATTTCGGCATGGCTGACATCTTGCGGCGCCACAGGCTTCCTTCCGCCTGAAGCCCATGCCTTTGCTTTGGAACGATATTGCCGCGAATATCGGATACCGGCCATATCCATTGCCCAGTTCCGCCCGCGCGACCACGGCAACGTGGTCTATCGCCCTGCTGCCGGTCTTTCCATCCGCACCGAACTGGCTGTGATCCGCAACGATCGCAAGCAACGCTCTGCCATTGAAGACCGGCTGTGGGAACTGGCAGCCAAGCTACTGCCTCCAGATATCAGGCCATAG